From one Solea solea chromosome 15, fSolSol10.1, whole genome shotgun sequence genomic stretch:
- the LOC131473563 gene encoding potassium voltage-gated channel subfamily G member 3-like, protein MKFGNTCCTLNVGGRRFSLSSETMKRLPLSRLSRLHRCASETELLELCDDYDRDSNEFFFDRHSEAFSFIMLYLQHGKLRFVPHMCELSFYNEMLYWGLESADLQPCCQRRLDDRMSDCFVHFFPEEAPRSTNEPQSRWLERMRRTFEEPTSSVAAQILASVSVLFVVVSMVMLCASTLPDWMSAETLDQHRVIEAVCIGWFTAECIIRFLVSRDKCEFVCRPLNIIDLLVITPYYVSVTVTSLTGENSQLQRAGVTLRVLRIMRIFWVIKLARHFLGLQTLGLTLRRCYREMVMLLVFICVAMAIFSALAQLLEHGLDLENGNQDYASIPAACWWVIISMTTVGYGDMYPVTVAGRVLGGLCVVSGIVLLALPITFIYHSFVQCYHELKVRSERCSHTLSADFIN, encoded by the exons ATGAAGTTCGGCAACACTTGCTGCACGCTGAATGTTGGCGGTCGCAGGTTTTCACTCTCGTCAGAGACGATGAAGCGACTCCCGCTCAGTCGACTCAGTCGCCTGCATCGCTGCGCGTCGGAGACTGAACTGCTGGAACTGTGCGACGACTACGACCGCGACAGCAACGAGTTTTTCTTCGACCGGCACTCGGAGGCCTTCAGCTTCATCATGTTGTACCTGCAGCACGGAAAGCTCCGCTTCGTGCCGCACATGTGTGAGCTGTCATTCTACAATGAGATGCTGTACTGGGGCCTGGAGAGCGCCGACCTGCAGCCCTGCTGCCAGCGCCGCCTCGACGACCGCATGTCTGACTGCTTTGTCCACTTTTTCCCGGAGGAGGCGCCACGGAGCACTAACGAGCCCCAGAGCCGTTGGctggagaggatgaggagaacGTTTGAGGAACCCACGTCATCAGTGGCAGCACAGATCCTCGCCTCAGTGTCGGTGCTCTTTGtggtggtttccatggtgatgtTGTGCGCCAGCACCTTACCGGACTGGATGTCTGCGGAGACACTGGACCAGCACAG ggTCATCGAAGCGGTCTGCATTGGTTGGTTCACGGCCGAGTGTATCATCCGTTTCCTTGTGTCCCGTGATAAGTGTGAGTTTGTCTGTCGACCTCTGAACATTATCGACCTGTTGGTGATCACGCCATACTACGTGTCTGTTACCGTGACGAGCCTGACGGGGGAAAACTCCCAGCTGCAGCGCGCTGGTGTTACACTGCGAGTCTTGCGCATTATGCGGATCTTCTGGGTGATAAAGCTGGCGCGTCACTTCCTGGGCCTGCAGACGCTTGGCCTGACGCTGCGGCGCTGCTACCGCGAGATGGTGATGCTGCTGGTCTTTAtctgtgttgccatggcaatatTCAGTGCGCTAGCCCAACTGCTGGAGCACGGGCTGGACCTGGAGAACGGAAACCAGGACTACGCCAGCATTCCCGCTGCCTGCTGGTGGGTCATCATCTCCATGACGACAGTGGGCTATGGTGACATGTATCCCGTGACGGTGGCGGGTCGTGTGTTGGGCGGCCTCTGCGTGGTCAGTGGCATCGTGTTGCTCGCGCTGCCAATCACCTTCATCTACCACAGCTTTGTCCAGTGCTACCACGAGCTCAAGGTGCGTTCTGAGCGCTGTAGTCACACCCTGTCCGCCGACTTCATCAACTGA